Proteins found in one Fundulus heteroclitus isolate FHET01 unplaced genomic scaffold, MU-UCD_Fhet_4.1 scaffold_54, whole genome shotgun sequence genomic segment:
- the asb14b gene encoding dynein heavy chain 12, axonemal isoform X1 — MSSETGDDFDQSEDDLDEDEATQYIIEQSLIQYRKLKGLNPSDLKPSQDPDEIFKAIKDGDEVALNRLAEQPETLSRVDERGWIPLHEAAVQENKKMLEMIFSASPPGAVQCRTLKGETPLFLAVVHGLRQNATFLLQNGCSPDVQNDEQDSPLVAAILNDQYDLATLLLRYNAAVDQTGPLNRTALHESAFLGLENFVYLLLESGANPNAVDVKKKTPLALAAQNGHLNVVETLLEKGAHVRSESESGTVLFDAAASGNPDVISLLLDHGADPNLPLYSGHLPIHRVAYHGHRLALEILIPVTKLQAIKESGMSPLHSTAAGGHAQCLEILLKAGYDPNFMLHPRVRRSYEDERRSALFFAVSNNDLYCARLLLEAGAMVNQDPVNCLQVALRQGNYELINILLKYGANVNYYSRINTTHFPSALQYALKDEVMLRMILNHGYDVKRCFDCPYGGSSHDYAPWTTSVIKDMVFCEVITVSWLKPLSGQVVRIMLDYTDHVSFCPKLKDTLQQQKQWPEICHIQRSTRSLKHLCRLRIREHLSRLRLRAPVFINFLPLPPRLKDYLRFKEFDVYTRGSMVNP; from the exons ATGAGCTCTGAAACAGGAGATGACTTTGATCAGTCGGAGGATGACCTGGATGAGGACGAGGCGACGCAATACATAATTGAACAAAGCCTGATTCAGTATAGGAAACTGAAGGGGTTGAATCCGAG TGACCTAAAGCCCAGCCAAGACCCCGATGAGATATTCAAAGCCATCAAGGATG gaGATGAGGTTGCGCTGAACAGACTAGCAGAGCAACCTGAGACTCTGTCTAGAGTCGACGAGCGAGGATGGATCCCCCTGCATGAGGCCGCAGTGCAGGAGAACAAAAAAATGCTAGAGATGATCTTCTCAG CATCACCTCCGGGAGCAGTTCAGTGTCGCACTCTGAAGGGTGAGACGCCTCTGTTTCTAGCTGTGGTCCATGGCCTGAGACAGAACGCCACATTCCTGTTACAGAATGGCTGCAGCCCAGATGTTCAAAATGATGAGCAGGACTCTCCCTTGGTGGCAG CGATTCTGAACGACCAGTATGACTTGGCCACACTCTTGCTTCGCTACAATGCCGCCGTCGACCAAACAGGACCGCTAAACAGGACCGCGCTGCATGAGTCTGCCTTTTTAGGTCTGGAGAACTTTGTGTATCTGCTGCTGGAGTCAGGCGCCAACCCAAACGCGGTGGACGTCAAAAAGAAAACTCCACTTGCGCTGGCTGCGCAGAACGGACATCTGAATGTGGTGGAGACTCTGTTGGAGAAAG GAGCCCATGTGAGGTCAGAGTCGGAGTCGGGTACCGTGCTATTTGATGCAGCAGCATCAGGAAACCCTGATGTCATCTCCTTGCTCTTGGATCATGGAGCAGATCCCAACCTTCCTCTCTACAGTGGGCACCTGCCAATTCACCGCGTGGCATACCACGGGCACAGACT GGCGCTGGAAATCCTCATCCCTGTCACCAAGCTACAGGCTATCAAAGAAAGTGGAATGAGTCCACTCCATTCGACCGCAGCTGGAGGACACGCCCAGTGTTTAGAGATTCTGCTCAAAGCGGGCTACGACCCAAACTTCATGCTGCACCCGAGGGTGCGGCGCAGCTACGAGGATGAGCGCAGGTCGGCCCTCTTCTTTGCCGTGTCCAACAACGACCTCTACTGCGCCCGCTTACTGCTGGAGGCCGGAGCGATGGTGAACCAGGATCCCGTCAACTGTCTGCAGGTGGCCCTCAGACAGGGCAACTATGAACTCATCAACATCCTGCTGAAATACGGAGCGAACGTCAACTACTACTCCCGCATCAACACCACTCACTTCCCCTCGGCCCTGCAGTACGCCTTGAAGGACGAGGTCATGCTGAGGATGATCCTGAACCACGGTTACGACGTCAAGCGTTGCTTTGACTGTCCGTACGGCGGCAGTTCTCACGACTACGCTCCTTGGACAACCTCTGTCATCAAAGACATGGTG TTCTGTGAGGTTATAACAGTGTCTTGGCTGAAGCCCTTATCTGGTCAGGTGGTGCGCATCATGCTGGACTACACAGACCATGTCTCCTTCTGCCCTAAACTGAAAGACACcttgcagcagcagaagcaatGGCCAGAAATCTGCCACATTCAAC GAAGCACCCGGAGCCTGAAGCACCTATGTCGGTTGAGGATAAGGGAGCACCTCAGCCGTCTGCGCTTGAGAGCCCCAGTTTTTATCAACTTCCTTCCTCTCCCTCCAAGACTGAAAGACTATCTACGTTTTAAGGAGTTTGATGTTTACACCAGGGGGAGCATGGTTAACCCCTGA
- the asb14b gene encoding dynein heavy chain 12, axonemal isoform X2, translated as MLEMIFSASPPGAVQCRTLKGETPLFLAVVHGLRQNATFLLQNGCSPDVQNDEQDSPLVAAILNDQYDLATLLLRYNAAVDQTGPLNRTALHESAFLGLENFVYLLLESGANPNAVDVKKKTPLALAAQNGHLNVVETLLEKGAHVRSESESGTVLFDAAASGNPDVISLLLDHGADPNLPLYSGHLPIHRVAYHGHRLALEILIPVTKLQAIKESGMSPLHSTAAGGHAQCLEILLKAGYDPNFMLHPRVRRSYEDERRSALFFAVSNNDLYCARLLLEAGAMVNQDPVNCLQVALRQGNYELINILLKYGANVNYYSRINTTHFPSALQYALKDEVMLRMILNHGYDVKRCFDCPYGGSSHDYAPWTTSVIKDMVFCEVITVSWLKPLSGQVVRIMLDYTDHVSFCPKLKDTLQQQKQWPEICHIQRSTRSLKHLCRLRIREHLSRLRLRAPVFINFLPLPPRLKDYLRFKEFDVYTRGSMVNP; from the exons ATGCTAGAGATGATCTTCTCAG CATCACCTCCGGGAGCAGTTCAGTGTCGCACTCTGAAGGGTGAGACGCCTCTGTTTCTAGCTGTGGTCCATGGCCTGAGACAGAACGCCACATTCCTGTTACAGAATGGCTGCAGCCCAGATGTTCAAAATGATGAGCAGGACTCTCCCTTGGTGGCAG CGATTCTGAACGACCAGTATGACTTGGCCACACTCTTGCTTCGCTACAATGCCGCCGTCGACCAAACAGGACCGCTAAACAGGACCGCGCTGCATGAGTCTGCCTTTTTAGGTCTGGAGAACTTTGTGTATCTGCTGCTGGAGTCAGGCGCCAACCCAAACGCGGTGGACGTCAAAAAGAAAACTCCACTTGCGCTGGCTGCGCAGAACGGACATCTGAATGTGGTGGAGACTCTGTTGGAGAAAG GAGCCCATGTGAGGTCAGAGTCGGAGTCGGGTACCGTGCTATTTGATGCAGCAGCATCAGGAAACCCTGATGTCATCTCCTTGCTCTTGGATCATGGAGCAGATCCCAACCTTCCTCTCTACAGTGGGCACCTGCCAATTCACCGCGTGGCATACCACGGGCACAGACT GGCGCTGGAAATCCTCATCCCTGTCACCAAGCTACAGGCTATCAAAGAAAGTGGAATGAGTCCACTCCATTCGACCGCAGCTGGAGGACACGCCCAGTGTTTAGAGATTCTGCTCAAAGCGGGCTACGACCCAAACTTCATGCTGCACCCGAGGGTGCGGCGCAGCTACGAGGATGAGCGCAGGTCGGCCCTCTTCTTTGCCGTGTCCAACAACGACCTCTACTGCGCCCGCTTACTGCTGGAGGCCGGAGCGATGGTGAACCAGGATCCCGTCAACTGTCTGCAGGTGGCCCTCAGACAGGGCAACTATGAACTCATCAACATCCTGCTGAAATACGGAGCGAACGTCAACTACTACTCCCGCATCAACACCACTCACTTCCCCTCGGCCCTGCAGTACGCCTTGAAGGACGAGGTCATGCTGAGGATGATCCTGAACCACGGTTACGACGTCAAGCGTTGCTTTGACTGTCCGTACGGCGGCAGTTCTCACGACTACGCTCCTTGGACAACCTCTGTCATCAAAGACATGGTG TTCTGTGAGGTTATAACAGTGTCTTGGCTGAAGCCCTTATCTGGTCAGGTGGTGCGCATCATGCTGGACTACACAGACCATGTCTCCTTCTGCCCTAAACTGAAAGACACcttgcagcagcagaagcaatGGCCAGAAATCTGCCACATTCAAC GAAGCACCCGGAGCCTGAAGCACCTATGTCGGTTGAGGATAAGGGAGCACCTCAGCCGTCTGCGCTTGAGAGCCCCAGTTTTTATCAACTTCCTTCCTCTCCCTCCAAGACTGAAAGACTATCTACGTTTTAAGGAGTTTGATGTTTACACCAGGGGGAGCATGGTTAACCCCTGA